A region of the Myxococcales bacterium genome:
GCGCCCCGGCCCGCGGCCATGTCCCGGTCCCGGCCCGAAGCCGCGTTGCGGATGCAGCGTCTGCAGGATCTTCCATTGATCCGCGGTCAGGATTTTCCGCAGCTTGAGTTGGTTGTCGGTATGGAGCTGGAACATCTTGTCCTGCGCATCCGACAGCCGCTTGGCGGCGGCGTTCACGGCCTGATCTGCCGAGCCGTCCGCGAAGGCCCGGTCCAGCGCCAGGCGCGCGTTTTCGATTTCCGCGTGCGCGGCGATCATCTTTTGCCGGAAGTCGTAGCTCAGGTCGTCGAGCGCTTTTTTCTGGCCGTCGTTCAAGCCCATCTTCTGGGCGATTTCCGGATCGGTCCAGAACGGCGGCATCATCATCGGGCCGCCGAATCCCTGCATGCCGCCCATCGGGCAACCGCCCATCGGACAACCGCCCCGTCCGCCGCGGCCGCCTTGCGCCAGCGCCAGGCCGGTCAAGGC
Encoded here:
- a CDS encoding periplasmic heavy metal sensor: MNRKLIGILLVAVTVFALTGLALAQGGRGGRGGCPMGGCPMGGMQGFGGPMMMPPFWTDPEIAQKMGLNDGQKKALDDLSYDFRQKMIAAHAEIENARLALDRAFADGSADQAVNAAAKRLSDAQDKMFQLHTDNQLKLRKILTADQWKILQTLHPQRGFGPGPGHGRGPGRGGDSDD